In Mangifera indica cultivar Alphonso chromosome 1, CATAS_Mindica_2.1, whole genome shotgun sequence, a single genomic region encodes these proteins:
- the LOC123194738 gene encoding uncharacterized protein LOC123194738: MYAETGLFFPYMHNFSQDFQQLEEYCESNKPDSFLSNNVQTSSISHYDLGGEGDLFKAPEPIIEELLGELDPVTSAISMMISCGEDVVATQALKAANIDSIHHEQLLNEVFFEWEKDHVEKPEIDAPLSEVLDVKIPVLRNHESQIQEGKMLPDTPFQKSVSSGSLTSMEWVHGTMMKPSFLEIACMDFGSVYGMRRAFSEGDIETLGNGNMSFIHSPHERPMVITNFPTEDRREKLSRYRNKKTKRNFGRKIKYACRKALADSQPRIRGRFAKTEEPEMSRRQ; this comes from the exons ATGTATGCAGAAACTGGCCTTTTCTTCCCTTACATGCACAATTTCTCTCAAGATTTTCAGCAACTTGAGGAATATTGTGAATCAAATAAACCTGATTCTTTTTTG AGCAACAATGTCCAGACCTCCAGCATATCACACTATGACCTGGGGGGAGAAGGAGATTTATTCAAAGCTCCGGAGCCAATCATTGAAGAACTGCTTGGGGAGCTTGATCCTGTGACATCAGCCATTTCGATGATGATCTCTTGTGGTGAAGATGTTGTCGCTACCCAAGCACTCAAGGCTGCAAATATTGACTCAATTCACCATGAACAGCTTCTGAATGAGGTTTTCTTTGAGTGGGAGAAGGATCATGTGGAAAAGCCAGAAATAGATGCACCACTCTCTGAGGTCCTTGACGTCAAGATTCCTGTTTTGAGGAACCATGAAAGCCAAATTCAGGAAGGCAAGATGCTTCCTGATACACCATTTCAGAAAAGTGTGAGCTCTGGAAGCTTAACCTCAATGGAATGGGTGCATGGAACTATGATGAAACCGAGCTTTCTGGAAATTGCTTGTATGGATTTTGGATCTGTTTATGGCATGCGGAGAGCTTTCAGTGAAGGAGACATAGAG ACTCTTGGTAATGGCAATATGAGCTTCATCCACTCTCCTCATGAACGGCCTATGGTGATCACCAACTTCCCTACTGAGGACCGCAGGGAAAAGCTTTCCAGATACagaaataaaaagacaaagagaaactTTGGCAGAAAAATAAAG TATGCATGCAGAAAGGCTCTTGCTGACAGCCAACCAAGGATTCGTGGACGCTTTGCAAAGACTGAAGAACCAGAGATGTCGAGGAGGCAATGA